A window from Falco naumanni isolate bFalNau1 chromosome 3, bFalNau1.pat, whole genome shotgun sequence encodes these proteins:
- the DDOST gene encoding dolichyl-diphosphooligosaccharide--protein glycosyltransferase 48 kDa subunit codes for MAAAALRLWWLLAVAAAGAEGGPRTLVLLENGNLRDTHSLFFRSLADRGFDLTFRTADDAGLSLIKYGEFLYDNLIIFSPSIEDFGGNINVETITAFIDGGGSVLVAASSDIGDPLRELGSECGIEFDEERTAVIDHHNYDISDPGQHTLIVADAENLLKAPTIVGRAALNPILFRGVGMVADPDNPLVLDILTGSSTSYSFFPDKPITQYPHAVGKNTLLIAGLQARNNARVVFSGSLDFFSDAFFNSAVQKATPGSKRYSQTGNYELAVALSRWVFKEEGVLRVGAVSHHRVGEVAPPNAYTVTDLVEYSIVIEKLSDGKWVPFDGDDIQLEFVRIDPFVRTFLKRNGGKYSVRFKLPDIYGVFQFKVDYNRLGYTHLYSSTQVSVRPLQHTQYERFIPSAYPYYAGAFSMMVGLFMFSIVFLHMKEKEKSD; via the exons ATGGCGGCGGCCGCGCTGCGGCTGTGGTGGCTCCTGGCGgtggcggcggccggggccgaGGGCGGGCCCCGcaccctggtgctgctggagaacGGCAACCTGCGGGACACGCACTCGCTCTTCTTCCGCAGCCTGGCCG ACAGGGGCTTCGACCTCACCTTCCGCACAGCGGATGATGCCGGCCTCTCCCTGATAAAATACGGGGAATTTCTGTACGACAACTTGATCATCTTCTCGCCATCCATAGAAG ATTTTGGTGGAAACATCAACGTGGAGACCATCACCGCTTTCATCGATGGCGGTGGCAGTGTCCTCGTCGCTGCCAGCTCAGACATTG GCGACCCGCTGCGGGAGCTGGGCAGCGAGTGTGGGATAGAGTTTGATGAGGAAAGGACAGCGGTCATCGACCATCACAACTATGATATATCCGACCCCGGCCAG CACACGCTCATTGTCGCCGATGCTGAAAATCTCCTGAAGGCCCCCACCATTGTGGGGAGAGCGGCGCTGAACCCCATCCTGTTCCGAGGAGTTGG GATGGTGGCTGACCCTGACAACCCGCTGGTGCTGGATATCCTGACGGGCTCGTCTACCTCTTACTCCTTCTTCCCAGACAAGCCGATCACTCAG TACCCACACGCAGTTGGGAAGAACACCCTTCTGATCGCGGGGCTCCAGGCCCGGAATAATGCCCGCGTTGTTTTCAGCGGCTCCTTGGATTTCTTTAGTGACGCCTTCTTCAATTCTGCTGTGCAGAAAGCTACTCCCGGCTCCAAGAG GTACTCGCAGACAGGGAATTACGAGCTGGCTGTTGCCTTGTCCCGCTGGGTGTTCAAGGAGGAGGGAGTGCTGCGTGTCGGGGCCGTGTCCCACCACCGCGTTGGGGAAGTTGCACCTCCCAACGCCTACACCGTCACCGACCTGGTG GAGTACAGCATTGTGATCGAAAAGCTTTCCGATGGCAAGTGGGTTCCCTTCGACGGAGACGATATTCAGCTGGAGTTTGTCCGCATTGATCCCTTCGTGCGGACTTTCCTGAAGCGGAACG GCGGCAAATACAGCGTGCGGTTCAAGCTGCCGGACATCTACGGCGTGTTTCAGTTCAAGGTGGATTATAATCGGCTGGGTTACACGCACCTCTACTCCTCCACTCAG GTGTCGGTGCGTCCCCTCCAGCACACGCAGTATGAACGGTTCATCCCCTCGGCGTACCCTTACTATGCCGGCGCCTTCTCCATGATGGTTGGCCTCTTCATGTTCAGCATCGTCTTCCTGCACatgaaggagaaggagaaatcCGACTGA
- the LOC121085719 gene encoding protein DDI1 homolog 2 isoform X2 — translation MLLTVFCLRRDRSELTFSLQVDADFELQNFRALCELESGIPAAESQIVYAERPLTDNNRSLASYGLKDGDVVILRQKEITEPRPSIRFPGLPRIDFSSIAVPGTSSQQHQPPAQRFRPSPPDAPSFPQGLDNPALLREMLLANPHELSLLKERNPPLAEALLSGDLEKFTRVLLEQQQDRARREQERIRLYSADPFDLEAQAKIEEDIRQQNIEENMTIAMEEAPESFGQVVMLYINCKVNGHPVKAFVDSGAQMTIMSQACAERCNIMRLVDRRWAGIAKGVGTQKIIGRVHLAQVQIEGDFLACSFSILEEQPMDMLLGLDMLKRHQCSIDLKKNVLVIGTTGSQTTFLPEGELPECARLAYGAGREDVRPEDIADQELAEAIQKSVEEAERQKP, via the exons aTGCTGCTCACCGTGTTCTGCCTGCGCCGCGACCGCAGCGAGCTCACCTTCTCCCTCCAGGTGGACGCCGACTTCGAGCTGCAGAACTTCCGCGCTCTGTGCGAGCTGGAGTCCGGCATCCCGGCGGCCGAGAGCCAG ATCGTCTATGCGGAGCGGCCCCTAACTGACAACAACAGATCTTTGGCCTCCTATGGCTTGAAAGACGGGGATGTGGTGATTTTGCGACAGAAGGAGATCACAGAGCCACGGCCCTCCATCCGTTTCCCAG gTCTGCCCAGGATAGACTTCAGCAGCATCGCGGTTCCTGGGACATCCTCTCAGCAGCatcagccaccagcacagcgTTTTCGCCCGTCGCCTCCTGATGCACCATCGTTCCCTCAGGGTTTGGACAATCCGGCACTGCTACGGGAGATGTTGCTTGCAAATCCCCACGAGCTGTCCCTGCTGAAGGAGCGCAATCCGCCCTTGGCAGAAGCGTTGCTCAGTGGAGACCTCg AGAAATTCACCAGGGTGTTGCTGGAGCAACAGCAGGACCGAGCCCGGCGGGAGCAGGAGAGGATCCGACTCTATTCAGCTGACCCTTTTGATCTTGAGGCACAGGCCAAGATAGAAGAAGACATAAG GCAACAAAACATTGAAGAAAACATGACGATAGCGATGGAAGAGGCCCCTGAAAGTTTTGGGCAGGTGGTGATGCTGTATATTAACTGCAAAGTCAACGGACATCCAGTGAAAGCCTTTGTTGACTCAG GTGCCCAGATGACCATCATGAGCCAGGCTTGTGCTGAAAGGTGCAACATAATGAGGCTGGTAGATCGGCGATGGGCTGGCATTGCTAAAGGTGTCGGGACGCAGAAAATAATTGGCAGAGTGCACTTAG CTCAGGTCCAGATTGAAGGGGATTTCCTGGCATGCTCCTTCTCAATCCTTGAAGAGCAGCCCATGGACATGCTTCTAGGACTGGATATGCTTAAGAGGCATCAG TGTTCGATTGATCTCAAGAAGAATGTACTAGTGATTGGCACGACTGGCTCGCAGACCACATTCCTCCCGGAGGGCGAGCTCCCGGAGTGTGCCCGGCTGGCTTATGGTGCTGGGCGGGAAGATGTCCGGCCAGAGGATATTGCAGACCAGGAACTAGCAGAAGCAATACAGAAGTCCGTAGAGGAAGCAG AACGTCAGAAGCCTTGA